CAGCTACGCAAGCGACGGCGGATCCGAGCGCCCGGCCGAAGGCCGGCCCTACTCGCTGACCGTGATCGCGGCGGACGGGCAGGCCAGCACCGTGTCGACCTGGCGGGCGCTTCCGGGCTCGACGGCGCGCCTCAGTGCCGCGACCGCCCTCGATGCCGACCAGATCGCCGCGATCGAGATCCGTTCGCTGACCTCGGACCGGATCCTCATGCGTCACGAGTTCGATCCGCCGGCACCCTGACCCACCGCGTGAACCGATCGCCGGCCGGTGGACAGGAACCAATACGATGGCCGGATGCCTCTCCTCGTCGCCGTCTGCGCGGTCCACCAGCTGCGGCCAGACTCCGGAAACGGCGTCACCGCGATCGACAAGCGACCGCTGTCGGGTGCGGTCCGCCTCGGCCCGTACGGCGTGCGCGGGGACGTGCAGGCGGACCGCAAGCACCACGGCGGTTTCGACAAGGCGCTGTATGCGTATGCGGCGGAGGACGCCGCCTTCTGGGAGCACGAACTCGGGCGTGAGCTGCCGCCCGGCTGGTTCGGCGAGAACCTGCGCACCGAGGGGATCGACGTCAACGCCGCCCTGATCGGCGAACAGTGGCGGATCGGCGAAACGGCCGTCGTCGAGGTCACCATGCCGCGCACGCCCTGCCAGACGTTCGCACGGTGGGTCGGGGGCGCCGACCAGCGCGGATGGGTGAAGCGCTTCTCCGCCGAGCGTCGGCTCGGCCCGTACCTGCGCGTCGTGCGCCGCGGAGCGATCCGTGCCGGCGATCCGATCGAGGTCATCGCGCGTCCGGACGGGGCATCCGCTCTCCTGGATGCCTACCGCGACCCCGCCTGATCTCCTGCGTACCCGAGATCAGCTCTTGGACTGACCGGCGGAGCCGAGCTGCTGCGTGGCCTGCACGACGCGCGCGGCCATCGCCGACTCGGCGACCTTGCCCCAGGCGCGCGGGTCATAGGCCTTCTTGTTGCCGACCGAGCCGTCGACCTTCAGAACGCCGTCGTAGTTGCTGAACATGTAGCCGGCGACCGCGCGCGTGAACGCGTACTGCGTGTCGGTGTCGATGTTCATCTTGATCACGCCGTTGCGGACCGCGAGCGCGATCTCGTCGTCGGTGGACCCGCTGCCGCCGTGGAAGACGAGATCGAGCGGCTTCGGGCCGGTGCCGAACTGCGACGCGATGCCCTCCTGGATCTCGCCGAGCAGTTCGGGGCGCAGCTTCACGTTTCCCGGGGCGTAGACGCCGTGCACGTTTCCGAAGGTGAGCGCGGCGATCCAGCGGCCCTGGTCGCCGAGTCCCAGCGCTTCCACGGCCTTGGTCACATCGGCCACCGTGGTGTAGAGGGCTTCGTTCGAACCCTCGTGCTGCACGCCGTCCTCCTCGCCGCCGACCACGCCGATCTCCACCTCGAGGATCGCGTTGATCGCCTTCAGCCGGGGGAGCAGCTCCTTGGCGATCTCGATGTTCTCGTCCAGCGGTACAGCGGACCCGTCCCACATGTGGGACTGGAAGATCGGCTGTCCGCCGTCGGCGACGACCTTCTCGGATTCGGCGATGAGCGGCAGCACGAAGTCCTCGAGTGCGGGCTTGGGGCAGTGATCGGTGTGCAGCGCGACGGTGATCGGGTAGCTCTTCGCGACCTCGTGGACGAACCTCGCGAACGCGAGAGCGCCTGTCGCGCGTGCCTTGACGGTGTGGCCCGCGAAGTAGTCGGCGCCGCCCGTGGTCACCTGGATGATCCCGTCGGAACCCGCCTCGGTCAGTCCCTGCAGGATGGCGTTGACGCTCTGCGAGCTCGACGCGTTGAAGGCGGGGTAGGCGAAGCCGCCGGTCTTCGCGCGGTCCAGCATCTCGGCGTACTGCTCGGGGGTGGCGACGGGCATGGCATCCGCTCCTTGATCGTGTGCAGGGGTCACGGCCACTCTAGCGAAGGCGACCGGTCGCGCATCAGGTCGCGAGGCTCGGCGCGGTCCTCCCGGCGGGGTCCCTGCCGAATGGATAAGAATCGCGGATCCTTCGGCTGCCACAGGCCCGGATCGTCCATCGCGGGGACGGCGCGTGGCTAGGCTGAGCCCATGGTGAGCCTTACCGCCGACATGAGTCCGCTGCATCCCGACCGCAACCTCGCGCTGGAATTGGTGCGCGCCACCGAGGCGGCGGCGATCCGTGCGGTGCCGTTCATCGGACGAGGCGACAAGCTCGCGGCCGACGGCGCCGCCGTCGATGCCATGCGGGCGTTCTTCTCCACGGTGAACTTCGACGGCACGATCGTGATCGGCGAGGGCGAGAAGGACGAGGCCCCGATGCTCTTCAACGGTGAGCGGGTCGGCACGGGCAACGGCCCGCAGTGCGACGTCGCCGTGGACCCCATCGACGGCACGTCGCTGACAGCGGCCGGTCGACAGAACGCGCTGTCGGTGATCGCGGTCTCCGATCGCGGGACGATGCTCGATGCGTCGACGGTGTTCTACATGGACAAGCTCGTCACCGGTCCTGCCGGGGTCGGCGTGGTCGACATCCGGTTGCCGATCGGCGAGAACATCCGTCTCCTGGCCAAGGCGCTCGGCAAGCCGATCGATGAGATGGTCATCTCGGTGCTGAATCGTCCGCGACACGAGAAGCTGATCAGCGACATCCGCGAGGCCGGCGCAGGCACCCGCCTGATGTCCGACGGCGACGTCGCCGGTGGCATCAACGCGGCGCGCCACAACGCCCGGACCGATATGTGCGTGGGCGTCGGGGGCAGCCCGGAAGGCATCGTCACCGCCTGTGCCATCAAGGCGCTCGGCGGTCACATCCAGGGGATCCTCTGGCCGGGCACCGACGAGGAGAAGCAGAAGGGCGCGGATGCCGGTCTGAAGACCGACGGCTTCGTCTACGAAGCGGATGAGCTCGTGACCGGCCAGAACACGATCTTCGTGGCCACCGGCGTGACCGACGGGCAGCTCGTGGCGGGCGTGCGGCGCGAGGGCGACTTCATCTACAGCGAGAGCGTGGTCCTGCGCGGCAGGTCCGGCACGCTGCGCCGGATCGCGTCCGAACACCTCACCTCGAAGTGGCTGTGAGCGCGCTGGGCTGATTCCTCTTCGCCTGTGACTGATGTGACGGGTGGGGCGGTTGTGATCGAGTCGTGACACCGATCGCGCGGTGGGTCTGACACAATCGAAGACGGTGTCGCTGAGGACGCGTTCGTGTTCTCGTACCCGAGGGGGTTGTGATGTCCGCACCAGCAAGCGGATCGAAGCCGCAGACCGGCGCGATCGCGGTCGTGGCCGATGCGACCGACCCCGCTCGACGGCCGGACGTGCTGTTCCGGGTGCGTCGCGACGAGGATCATCAGGTCTCGGCCTGGTGGTTGATCGGCGCATTCGTGGGCGTTTCAGCCGTGACGGTGTTCCTGCTGAGCTTCGTTCCCGGCGGAGCCTGAGGCTTCGCGCTCAGCCGCCCAGCGGCGCGATCCGCGCGCGGGTCTCGTCGAGGTCGGCGCCCGGCAGCGGGTCGGTCGCGAGGGTCGCCTCCAGCAGTTCCGGCGCGGTGAGATGGCGCGGTGTCGAGCGTACCGGCTGCGGTTCGCCGAGCGCGTCGAGTTTGGTCTGGTCGATGCCCGGAAAACGGCGCGCGGTCACGAGCACGCGGGATTCGAGCGAGCCGGCGAACCGGTTGTAGCTGTCCACGGTGCGCTCCAGAGCGCGGCGGAGATCATCGGCGTGGCCGGCCATGGTGCCCAGGCGCTCGTACAGCTCGCTGCCCAGCTCGAACAGCGCCCGCGCCTCCTGCGAGACGTCCTGCTGGGTCCAGGTGAAGGCCACGGTCTTCAGCACCGCCCACAGGTTCACCGGCGAAGCCAGCGCGACCCGCTTGCCGAAGGCGTAGTCCAGCAGCGCCGGATCCTCCTCGAGGGCGGCGGACAGCAGCGACTCGCTGGGCACGAAGCACACCACGAACTCGGGACTCGAGCTCAGACCCGCCCAGTAGGCCTTTTTGGCCAGGGCATCGACGTGGGCGCGCAGCGCGCGGACGTGCTTGCCCAGCAGCGCCTTCCGCCTCGCGCCCTCTTCCCCCTGCGCGGTCAGCGGGATGGCGCTGGCCTCGAGGTAGGCGTCCAGGGGCACTTTGGCGTCGACGGCGATCGCCTTCTCACCCGGGAGTCGGATCACCATATCCGGGCGGCCGGCCCCGGCATCCGATCGGATGGAGGTCTGGGTGTCGAAATCGACATAGCGGGTGAGCCCGGCCGCCTCGACGACACGACGCAGCTGCGTCTCCCCCCACACGCCGCGGGTGCTGCCCGAGCGCAGCGCGCCGGCCAGGGATTCGGTGGTCGCGCGCAGCGCCTCGTCGGACTCCTGTGCGCGGCGCAACTGCTCGGCGAGGGAACCGAACTGCGCATGACGGTCTCGCTCCAGGTCGTCGACCTTGGCCTGCATCGACTGCAGCGTCTCGTGCACGGGCGCGAGCGCGCGCAGGACGGCCTGCTCGCGGCGTTCGCGCTCCTCGCGCGCGGCTTGGTCGCTGCGCGCCTGCGAGGCCAGTTCGCGGTACAGCACGTGCTGGTGCTCCAGTTGCGCCTGCACGCCCTGACGTGCCGCGTCCGCGGCGGCCAGCCGTGCCCGCAGCTCGGACTGCGTGCGCACGGCGCCGGTCGTTGCCCGCGCCGCACCTGCGAACCACCCGGCCAGCAGTCCGGCGGCCAGTGTCGCGAGGGCGATCACGGAGATGAGGAGTGCATCCATGGGCTCAGCATGCCGCGGACGTCCGACATCACCCTCTCGCCGCACCGCACGCGGCGCGCGCCGCACGGCAGAGGATCCGCTCAGGCGATGGCGAACAGCGGTTCGAGAACCGGAAGGGCGGGCACGGGCTCGCGCACCGGTACGACGATCTGCGAGGTCCGCACGCCCGCCGCTTCGGCGAGGGCGCCGATGTCGTCGACTCCGACGCGGCGGGCGGCATCGATCATGATGTGCGCGCAGGCCAGGGCGTCAGCGGACGGATCGTGGTGCGGGAAGTCGAGGAACCCCGCGGCGGCCGCCACCGAGGGAAGCCGGTAGGAATCGAGCTGGTAGAGCTTGCGCGCCACCTGCAGACTGCACACGTAGCGGTAGGGAGGGCACTGGTCGCCGGTGGCCTCGCACGCGCGCTTGATCACCATCATGTCGAAGCCCGCGTTGTGGGCCACGAGCACATCGGC
This portion of the Microbacterium pygmaeum genome encodes:
- a CDS encoding 3'-5' exonuclease; the protein is MPLDFTAIDFETANSSNASACAVGLTRVRGGEVVATAGWLIQPPPGHDVFFELNTRIHGLRQEDVIGAKGWSEQLDDLAAFAGADVLVAHNAGFDMMVIKRACEATGDQCPPYRYVCSLQVARKLYQLDSYRLPSVAAAAGFLDFPHHDPSADALACAHIMIDAARRVGVDDIGALAEAAGVRTSQIVVPVREPVPALPVLEPLFAIA
- the fbaA gene encoding class II fructose-bisphosphate aldolase, with translation MPVATPEQYAEMLDRAKTGGFAYPAFNASSSQSVNAILQGLTEAGSDGIIQVTTGGADYFAGHTVKARATGALAFARFVHEVAKSYPITVALHTDHCPKPALEDFVLPLIAESEKVVADGGQPIFQSHMWDGSAVPLDENIEIAKELLPRLKAINAILEVEIGVVGGEEDGVQHEGSNEALYTTVADVTKAVEALGLGDQGRWIAALTFGNVHGVYAPGNVKLRPELLGEIQEGIASQFGTGPKPLDLVFHGGSGSTDDEIALAVRNGVIKMNIDTDTQYAFTRAVAGYMFSNYDGVLKVDGSVGNKKAYDPRAWGKVAESAMAARVVQATQQLGSAGQSKS
- a CDS encoding DNA recombination protein RmuC gives rise to the protein MDALLISVIALATLAAGLLAGWFAGAARATTGAVRTQSELRARLAAADAARQGVQAQLEHQHVLYRELASQARSDQAAREERERREQAVLRALAPVHETLQSMQAKVDDLERDRHAQFGSLAEQLRRAQESDEALRATTESLAGALRSGSTRGVWGETQLRRVVEAAGLTRYVDFDTQTSIRSDAGAGRPDMVIRLPGEKAIAVDAKVPLDAYLEASAIPLTAQGEEGARRKALLGKHVRALRAHVDALAKKAYWAGLSSSPEFVVCFVPSESLLSAALEEDPALLDYAFGKRVALASPVNLWAVLKTVAFTWTQQDVSQEARALFELGSELYERLGTMAGHADDLRRALERTVDSYNRFAGSLESRVLVTARRFPGIDQTKLDALGEPQPVRSTPRHLTAPELLEATLATDPLPGADLDETRARIAPLGG
- a CDS encoding UDP-N-acetylmuramyl pentapeptide phosphotransferase, whose protein sequence is MSAPASGSKPQTGAIAVVADATDPARRPDVLFRVRRDEDHQVSAWWLIGAFVGVSAVTVFLLSFVPGGA
- the glpX gene encoding class II fructose-bisphosphatase: MVSLTADMSPLHPDRNLALELVRATEAAAIRAVPFIGRGDKLAADGAAVDAMRAFFSTVNFDGTIVIGEGEKDEAPMLFNGERVGTGNGPQCDVAVDPIDGTSLTAAGRQNALSVIAVSDRGTMLDASTVFYMDKLVTGPAGVGVVDIRLPIGENIRLLAKALGKPIDEMVISVLNRPRHEKLISDIREAGAGTRLMSDGDVAGGINAARHNARTDMCVGVGGSPEGIVTACAIKALGGHIQGILWPGTDEEKQKGADAGLKTDGFVYEADELVTGQNTIFVATGVTDGQLVAGVRREGDFIYSESVVLRGRSGTLRRIASEHLTSKWL
- a CDS encoding MOSC domain-containing protein, which encodes MPLLVAVCAVHQLRPDSGNGVTAIDKRPLSGAVRLGPYGVRGDVQADRKHHGGFDKALYAYAAEDAAFWEHELGRELPPGWFGENLRTEGIDVNAALIGEQWRIGETAVVEVTMPRTPCQTFARWVGGADQRGWVKRFSAERRLGPYLRVVRRGAIRAGDPIEVIARPDGASALLDAYRDPA